The nucleotide window GACCGCGTGAGATTGGTCGGCCGGTGATTAGCATCAATCCCTCTTCACTCACTGTTTTCGATGCAAACTGGTCACCACCGCGTTCACTGACTCGCGGACGACTGCACCAGTAATCGGAGCGTCCGAAGGCCGACAAACCGAGGAACGCGGTCCAGATATTGCTCGTACTCGTCTCCGTACTGCTCTCGCAGCCACGGCTCTTCCGCGAGCGGGAAGCTGAACCACCACGCTAAGTAGAATCCACAGAGTGGAATCGCAAACGGCGAACCGGCTATAAAGGCATACCCGACCGTCGCGAGAACGTAGCCGACATACTGTGGGTTTCGTGAGTACTGATACAGTCCATCCGTCCGTAATTCACCTTCCAATCCTTGCGTCTGTTCCACGCCGAGGTCGAACGTCGAGATGGTGACGGTGACGAACCCGACGATAGCGAGCACGATTCCAAGATAGAACACCCAGGTCGGGAGACCGAGGGTTCCGAACTGGAGGATACCGAGTCCCAATAGCGATAGGTTCAGCGTATGCGAAAGCCCCCAAAACGCGTGGAACTGGAGGTTCTTTTCGCCGAGCGGATAGTACGACGTATAACCGAGTATACTCGCCCAGACGCCCCCGAGATTCACCACACCGGCCACAAGCCCGATACCAAGCAACACCTCGCTGAGTGTCAATAGCATCAGTTAGTGGTAGCATTGAGACCTGTTTTGGCGTTACGGCGGCACACTTAGATAGTTTAAATACAATGTCAGTTTTGCACAACGTATATGAAATATCTACGGGCCACACTCCGCCAACTGGACTGGATGTTACATCCGATGCAGCAGTTCATCCGCGAGAACGACGTCGTCCACTACGAGGAACTGTTGTCGTGAAATATCGAGACAGGAGGGGACATCGAGTACGAGCTATAGTAACGTTTGCAAGTCAGTGCACACTCAATCGACCGCTGTCGTGCGGTCGGATGTGTCTCCAGTTGCAAACGCTACTATATTTTACGTAGAGGCAGCCCGTGAGCCGTACGAAGACGCGATTTTATCCGTAGACTCGATTCGGTGGTACGAAATAACCCCGATTGATGAGAATTCGTTTTACGTCTATATCTGTCAAGAAACTCGGACCGAAGACCGGACGTGGCGTGAGGCATATACTGAACTGGACCTCGTCGTCTTGCCACCGGTCATCTACGACGCTGACGCAACATTTGAGATGACGCTCGTCGGAGCAGGAGAGGACCTACGGACACTCATCGAGCGGTTGCCGCCGAGTATCGACGTGACTATCCGTTCGATTGGAACGTTCGACCGCCGCCACGAGACTGTCGCCACAGACTGCACCGAACGACAGTTCGAGGCACTCCAAGCGGCTGTTGCAATCGGTTATTACGATGTCCCCCGTCAAGGGACGCTAAACGATGTAGCACATGCGCTCGATTG belongs to Haloferax mediterranei ATCC 33500 and includes:
- a CDS encoding helix-turn-helix domain-containing protein produces the protein MSPVANATIFYVEAAREPYEDAILSVDSIRWYEITPIDENSFYVYICQETRTEDRTWREAYTELDLVVLPPVIYDADATFEMTLVGAGEDLRTLIERLPPSIDVTIRSIGTFDRRHETVATDCTERQFEALQAAVAIGYYDVPRQGTLNDVAHALDCAESTASDLLRKAESAVMKRLVTRYTHES
- a CDS encoding methyltransferase family protein — its product is MLLTLSEVLLGIGLVAGVVNLGGVWASILGYTSYYPLGEKNLQFHAFWGLSHTLNLSLLGLGILQFGTLGLPTWVFYLGIVLAIVGFVTVTISTFDLGVEQTQGLEGELRTDGLYQYSRNPQYVGYVLATVGYAFIAGSPFAIPLCGFYLAWWFSFPLAEEPWLREQYGDEYEQYLDRVPRFVGLRTLRLLVQSSASQ